One Desulfitibacter sp. BRH_c19 genomic region harbors:
- a CDS encoding rod shape-determining protein RodA produces MLDKNRHSPDFTIFFVTMILISIGIIMVFSSSAYSSDISHGDMYFYLRRQLFNASIGVVALIFAMNIHYKVLYKFAAPILLGTMSLLVLTLLIGKVSGGAGRWIGLGGFIFQPSEIVKLAMVLFMAKSLSLNQKNLKNFGRGLLPQLVILGIVCALILAQPDLGTAVAVAGTIYLLLVVAGAKPLHLTMLASSGLVAIAVAIIAEPYRLRRIMAFINPYEDPIGAGFQTIQSLLALGSGGLLGMGLGNGRQKLLYIPERHTDFIYAVLGEELGFIGAAFILILFVIFVWRGFKIAVSAPDNFTSLVAAGITIMISFQALMNIGVVTGSLPVTGITLPFISYGGSSLVFTMAGVGILLGISRYTKST; encoded by the coding sequence ATGTTAGATAAAAACAGGCATTCCCCGGACTTTACAATTTTTTTTGTTACTATGATCTTAATAAGTATAGGTATTATCATGGTATTCAGTTCTAGTGCCTATTCATCTGATATAAGCCATGGGGATATGTATTTTTACTTAAGAAGGCAATTATTTAACGCTTCGATAGGTGTTGTTGCTCTTATTTTTGCAATGAATATCCATTATAAAGTCCTTTATAAATTTGCAGCTCCTATCCTGCTTGGTACAATGTCTTTACTGGTCCTGACGCTTTTAATTGGGAAGGTAAGTGGTGGAGCAGGTCGATGGATTGGTCTCGGTGGATTTATTTTTCAACCGTCAGAAATTGTTAAACTAGCTATGGTACTATTTATGGCAAAGAGTTTAAGCCTAAACCAAAAGAATTTAAAAAATTTTGGGAGAGGCTTATTACCCCAATTGGTTATATTGGGTATTGTTTGTGCATTAATTCTAGCTCAACCAGATTTGGGTACTGCAGTTGCAGTTGCTGGTACAATCTATTTATTATTAGTGGTAGCAGGTGCAAAACCATTACATCTAACTATGTTAGCTTCTAGCGGCCTAGTAGCTATTGCGGTAGCAATTATTGCGGAACCATATAGGTTACGAAGAATCATGGCATTCATTAATCCATATGAAGATCCCATTGGTGCAGGTTTTCAAACTATACAATCTCTTTTGGCACTTGGTTCAGGAGGACTGTTGGGAATGGGGTTGGGTAATGGAAGACAAAAGTTGCTTTATATACCAGAAAGGCATACAGATTTTATATATGCAGTACTTGGTGAAGAGCTAGGCTTTATAGGTGCCGCTTTTATCTTAATTCTATTTGTAATATTTGTATGGAGGGGCTTTAAAATCGCTGTTTCAGCACCTGATAACTTTACAAGCCTTGTAGCAGCAGGCATTACAATAATGATATCATTTCAAGCATTAATGAATATTGGCGTTGTAACAGGTTCTTTACCAGTTACAGGTATTACCTTGCCATTTATTAGTTATGGAGGTTCTAGCCTAGTATTTACCATGGCAGGGGTTGGTATTTTACTAGGGATATCTAGATATACAAAAAGCACTTAG
- a CDS encoding phospho-N-acetylmuramoyl-pentapeptide-transferase produces the protein MVYLITFAVTAISTVILAPLIIPVLRSLKVGQTIRSDGPKRHFGKAGTPTMGGLIFLLPVIIVTLFISSPSLDTALLLLMTLGFGLIGFTDDYIKVVLRRSLGLKARWKLAGQVLLSLILAFIAVVFLDRGTEVWIPFLGYVFFGWLYLPFVIIVVVGTTNAVNLTDGLDGLATGITAVAALGFLMISIMLDNQELAMFAATLAGGCMGFLVFNFNPAKVFMGDTGSLALGAAIATLAVLSKTEVLLVFIGIIFVIETLSVIIQVIAFQTIGKRLFLMSPLHHHFELKGWGERKIVLVFYLVSIVFAFAGIALFKYMM, from the coding sequence ATGGTCTATTTGATAACATTTGCTGTTACTGCCATTAGTACAGTAATCTTGGCACCGTTAATTATACCTGTTTTGCGTAGTCTAAAAGTGGGTCAAACAATACGTTCCGATGGACCAAAAAGACATTTTGGGAAAGCCGGAACACCGACCATGGGTGGACTGATTTTCTTATTGCCAGTAATTATTGTTACACTTTTTATATCATCTCCTAGTCTTGATACTGCCTTATTATTATTAATGACACTTGGTTTTGGTCTAATAGGGTTTACTGATGATTATATAAAAGTAGTCTTAAGGAGATCTCTTGGTTTAAAGGCAAGATGGAAATTGGCAGGACAGGTTTTATTAAGTCTTATTTTAGCATTTATAGCTGTTGTATTTTTAGATAGAGGGACCGAAGTTTGGATTCCATTTTTAGGCTATGTATTCTTTGGGTGGCTTTATCTTCCATTTGTTATTATAGTTGTAGTAGGCACAACTAATGCTGTGAATCTTACTGATGGACTTGATGGCCTTGCTACCGGGATTACAGCAGTAGCAGCTTTAGGCTTTTTGATGATTAGTATTATGCTAGACAATCAAGAATTAGCAATGTTTGCAGCTACTCTTGCAGGAGGTTGTATGGGTTTTTTGGTTTTTAACTTCAATCCTGCAAAGGTTTTCATGGGAGATACGGGATCACTAGCCCTTGGAGCTGCAATAGCTACTCTAGCTGTTTTATCTAAAACAGAAGTTCTACTAGTATTTATAGGAATAATATTTGTTATAGAAACATTATCAGTAATAATTCAAGTTATAGCATTCCAGACTATTGGAAAAAGGTTATTCTTAATGAGTCCTTTACACCACCACTTTGAATTAAAGGGTTGGGGAGAAAGAAAAATTGTATTAGTATTTTATCTAGTGTCTATAGTATTTGCTTTTGCAGGTATTGCGTTATTTAAGTATATGATGTAA
- a CDS encoding hydrogenase — protein sequence MINKTWTESVNPLYPIVCEVTKIIDETPDVKTFHVTSANGKPFAPMPGQLGMLSMLNVGEAMFSVTSQGEGHLEFAIKRVGMLTDALHEIEVGQKLAVRGPYGNGFPIDMMKGKDLLFIGGGIGLAPLRSLINYCVDNRDDFGKLHVVYGARTPADLCFKDDLFEYWPKQRDFQVDVTVDKGDDEWKGNVGFVPAFLEKLNPSPEGKINITCGPPIMIKFVLQSLAKMGYNDEDIVTTLEMRMKCGVGKCGRCNIGSCYVCLDGPVFTLAQMNKMPNEY from the coding sequence ATGATCAACAAGACATGGACAGAGTCGGTTAATCCATTATATCCAATAGTTTGTGAGGTAACTAAAATAATTGATGAAACTCCTGATGTAAAGACATTTCATGTAACGTCTGCAAATGGCAAACCATTTGCACCAATGCCAGGACAACTTGGTATGTTATCAATGTTAAATGTTGGGGAGGCAATGTTTTCAGTCACTTCCCAGGGTGAGGGCCACCTTGAATTTGCCATTAAAAGGGTTGGTATGCTAACAGATGCCCTTCACGAAATTGAAGTTGGTCAAAAACTAGCAGTTAGGGGACCCTATGGTAATGGTTTTCCTATTGACATGATGAAAGGAAAAGATCTCCTATTTATCGGGGGTGGGATAGGGTTGGCACCTTTACGTTCACTCATTAATTACTGTGTGGATAATAGGGATGATTTTGGAAAGCTTCATGTAGTATATGGTGCACGTACGCCTGCGGATTTGTGTTTTAAAGATGATCTGTTTGAGTATTGGCCTAAACAAAGGGATTTTCAAGTTGACGTAACAGTTGATAAGGGTGATGATGAATGGAAAGGAAATGTTGGTTTTGTTCCTGCATTTTTGGAAAAACTAAATCCATCACCTGAAGGAAAGATTAATATTACCTGTGGCCCTCCAATCATGATCAAGTTTGTGCTTCAGTCTCTTGCAAAAATGGGTTATAATGATGAAGACATTGTAACTACATTAGAAATGAGAATGAAGTGTGGGGTAGGAAAATGTGGTCGTTGTAATATAGGTAGCTGCTATGTATGTCTTGACGGGCCTGTATTTACCCTGGCACAAATGAATAAAATGCCTAACGAGTATTAA
- a CDS encoding stage V sporulation protein D has product MTGNVVMKKRIAKVFLLFFAAFFFLSFRLVWIQFVRGDELQLQALDNRLREVPVEPKRGTIFDRNMRELAISVSADYIYAIPPQVNRSGKAQEIAEELSKILDIPVENVYNRITKNGSWFEYVVRKVDYDKATAIRELNLPGINVAEESQRFYPNDHLAAHVLGFAGIDNQGLEGIEVIYDEELNGKRGAIVVEYDAAGREIPHAMHQYIPPEDGNSLVLTIDETIQFIAERELDTLMASTSNPKSATIIVMDPQSGEILALASRPTYDPNNYSQYPQENWRNIAVSNSYEPGSTFKVVTTSAVLEEGLVGENEKFVCTGSIRVGGETIKCWRYYNPHGSQTFSVGVQNSCNPTFITLGLRLEDKQKGNFYNYIRDFGFGSITGLDLPGEASGIMIQEENLKQVNIATISIGQGIAVTPVQLASAMSAIANNGTLLKPHLVREIRDKDGNLVKAIEPEVVKQVISKETAQETLGILEEVVSEGTGRNGYIEGYRVGGKTGTAQKAGAGGYLQGRYVASFLGVAPVDDPKLVALVVIDEPQGYPYYGGTVAAPIFKRVVEDSLHYLGVAPQYNPDEKEQTENQQISLPDLTGLSIDKAEQALRSLGLIADFRGNGTIIKDQNPAAMAKVTPGTTIILQLEEGEATEMLKVPDISGYRVYQAANVLEAMGLKLVPEGSGSAIEQNPKPNSNLEPGSEVNVIFQE; this is encoded by the coding sequence ATGACAGGAAATGTAGTTATGAAAAAGAGAATTGCAAAGGTGTTTTTACTTTTCTTTGCAGCTTTCTTTTTTTTAAGCTTTAGACTTGTCTGGATTCAATTTGTCAGGGGAGATGAGTTACAACTACAGGCCCTCGATAATCGTTTGCGAGAGGTGCCTGTGGAGCCAAAAAGAGGAACTATTTTTGATAGAAATATGAGAGAATTGGCCATCAGCGTAAGCGCTGATTATATTTATGCTATTCCTCCCCAAGTCAATAGAAGTGGAAAAGCCCAAGAAATTGCAGAAGAACTATCAAAAATCTTGGATATACCTGTTGAAAATGTATATAATCGTATAACAAAAAATGGCTCCTGGTTTGAATACGTTGTTCGTAAAGTAGATTATGATAAAGCTACTGCTATAAGGGAGTTGAATTTGCCAGGTATCAATGTAGCTGAGGAAAGCCAGAGATTTTATCCAAATGATCACTTGGCAGCTCATGTTTTAGGCTTTGCTGGTATTGATAATCAGGGTCTAGAAGGAATTGAAGTAATTTATGATGAGGAGTTAAATGGAAAAAGAGGTGCTATTGTAGTAGAATATGATGCAGCTGGAAGAGAGATACCCCATGCTATGCATCAATATATTCCTCCAGAGGATGGAAATAGTCTGGTTCTCACAATTGATGAGACAATCCAATTCATTGCAGAGAGAGAATTAGATACTTTAATGGCCAGCACTAGCAATCCCAAAAGTGCTACTATAATAGTAATGGACCCTCAATCAGGAGAGATTCTAGCTCTTGCAAGCAGACCTACCTATGATCCAAACAATTATAGTCAATATCCACAGGAAAACTGGAGAAATATTGCCGTATCCAACAGCTATGAACCAGGATCTACTTTCAAGGTGGTTACAACCTCAGCTGTCTTAGAGGAAGGGCTGGTTGGGGAAAATGAAAAATTTGTTTGTACAGGATCAATTAGGGTTGGTGGTGAAACCATTAAGTGCTGGCGGTATTATAATCCCCACGGAAGCCAGACTTTTTCAGTAGGCGTTCAGAATTCTTGTAACCCTACATTTATTACTTTAGGACTAAGATTAGAGGATAAGCAGAAAGGTAATTTTTATAATTATATAAGAGATTTTGGTTTTGGCAGTATAACTGGACTTGATTTGCCTGGTGAAGCTAGTGGCATTATGATACAAGAAGAGAACCTTAAGCAGGTAAATATAGCTACTATTTCTATTGGCCAGGGTATAGCTGTTACTCCAGTTCAGTTAGCATCAGCTATGTCGGCCATTGCTAATAATGGTACTTTATTAAAACCTCATCTTGTACGAGAAATTAGAGATAAAGACGGAAACCTTGTTAAAGCTATAGAGCCGGAAGTTGTTAAACAGGTAATATCAAAGGAAACAGCCCAAGAAACCTTAGGAATCCTTGAAGAGGTTGTTAGCGAAGGTACTGGGAGAAATGGATATATTGAAGGATACCGAGTGGGCGGAAAAACTGGTACAGCTCAAAAAGCAGGAGCAGGTGGTTATTTACAGGGGAGATATGTCGCATCCTTTCTTGGAGTGGCTCCTGTAGATGATCCCAAACTAGTTGCTTTAGTTGTAATTGATGAACCTCAAGGTTATCCATATTATGGGGGTACTGTAGCTGCTCCAATTTTTAAAAGGGTAGTGGAAGACAGTTTGCACTATTTAGGTGTTGCCCCTCAATACAACCCCGATGAAAAGGAACAAACTGAGAATCAACAGATTTCTTTGCCAGACTTGACAGGATTAAGTATTGATAAGGCAGAGCAAGCTTTAAGAAGTCTTGGATTAATAGCTGATTTTAGAGGTAATGGAACAATAATAAAGGATCAAAATCCTGCAGCCATGGCCAAGGTAACACCAGGGACTACTATAATCCTCCAATTAGAAGAAGGCGAAGCGACGGAAATGCTAAAAGTGCCCGACATATCTGGCTATCGAGTATACCAGGCAGCTAATGTTCTAGAAGCTATGGGACTTAAATTGGTCCCGGAAGGTAGTGGGTCGGCAATTGAGCAGAATCCAAAACCAAATTCAAATTTAGAACCAGGAAGTGAAGTTAATGTGATTTTTCAGGAGTAA
- the murC gene encoding UDP-N-acetylmuramate--alanine ligase (Catalyzes the formation of UDP-N-acetylmuramoyl-L-alanine from UDP-N-acetylmuramate and L-alanine in peptidoglycan synthesis) yields MKEINYVHFIGIGGAGMSGLAKILIQTGTKVSGSDLSNSKYVERLTQMGAQIKIGHQEDNVPDICDLVVVSTAIPETNPEIRRSKDRNIRIIKRGKLLGELMKLQRGIAVAGAHGKTTTSSMIALVLEDAGYDPTIVVGGEVFNLCSNAKLGYGEYLVAEADESDGSFLELFPEIALVTNIEDDHLDHYGSMENIISSFQQFINQVPEGGTIFLGIDNEIVKRIKVPKGRNIKYYGLQENDSYVAKNIVFKATGSISDIYYENKFLGSLELTVAGKHNIINAMGALGVAMEVGISFEEASLVLKQFRGVERRFQLLGDQNNVKVVDDYAHHPTEIKATLEAARQSHEGRVVVVFQPHRYSRTKQLYQEFGNSFSDADLVIITDIYAAGEKAIPGISGELIYLEAKKSFPNKQVVYKEYNKLSDYLRKKTKSGDLILTLGAGDIWKKGKELVNNLGE; encoded by the coding sequence TTGAAAGAAATAAATTATGTACACTTTATTGGTATTGGTGGCGCAGGCATGAGTGGCCTGGCAAAAATACTAATTCAAACTGGAACAAAAGTTAGTGGCTCAGATTTATCTAACTCAAAATATGTAGAGCGGCTTACCCAAATGGGCGCCCAAATAAAAATAGGCCACCAGGAAGATAATGTACCTGATATTTGTGATTTGGTTGTGGTTTCTACTGCTATACCTGAGACCAACCCTGAAATTCGCAGATCTAAAGATAGAAATATAAGAATCATCAAAAGAGGAAAACTTCTTGGAGAATTAATGAAACTTCAAAGGGGCATTGCTGTAGCGGGAGCTCACGGGAAAACAACTACAAGTTCAATGATCGCTCTGGTACTTGAAGATGCTGGGTATGATCCTACTATTGTAGTTGGTGGTGAGGTATTCAACTTATGCTCAAATGCTAAGTTAGGTTATGGAGAATACCTTGTAGCCGAAGCAGATGAAAGTGACGGGTCATTTTTAGAGCTCTTTCCTGAAATTGCCCTAGTGACTAATATAGAGGATGATCATTTGGATCACTATGGTAGTATGGAAAATATAATTAGTTCTTTTCAACAATTTATTAATCAAGTTCCTGAGGGAGGCACAATATTTCTTGGAATAGATAATGAAATTGTTAAAAGAATCAAAGTGCCAAAAGGCAGAAATATAAAATATTATGGTCTACAAGAAAATGATTCTTATGTTGCAAAAAATATAGTTTTTAAGGCAACAGGAAGCATCTCTGACATATACTACGAAAATAAATTTCTTGGTAGTTTGGAACTTACTGTTGCAGGTAAGCATAATATAATCAATGCAATGGGAGCATTAGGAGTGGCCATGGAGGTTGGTATTAGTTTTGAAGAAGCTAGTCTAGTATTAAAACAATTCAGGGGAGTTGAGAGACGTTTTCAATTATTGGGAGATCAAAACAACGTTAAGGTTGTAGATGATTATGCACATCATCCTACTGAAATTAAGGCTACTTTAGAAGCTGCTCGACAGAGTCATGAAGGAAGGGTTGTGGTAGTATTTCAACCCCATCGTTATTCAAGGACAAAACAACTTTATCAAGAATTTGGTAATTCATTTTCTGATGCAGATTTAGTAATTATTACTGATATTTATGCAGCAGGAGAAAAAGCTATTCCAGGTATTAGTGGTGAATTAATTTATCTGGAAGCAAAGAAGAGCTTTCCTAATAAGCAAGTAGTATACAAGGAATATAATAAGTTAAGTGATTATTTGCGAAAAAAAACTAAGTCTGGGGATTTAATATTGACATTAGGGGCTGGGGATATATGGAAAAAGGGTAAAGAACTTGTAAACAACTTGGGGGAATGA
- a CDS encoding division/cell wall cluster transcriptional repressor MraZ, whose product MFMGEYQHSLDPKSRLIVPSKFRDGLGQNFVITKGLDNCLFVYPMDEWLVIEKKLKNLPFTKADARAFVRFFFSGANECELDKQGRILLPSNLREYAKLDKDVVIIGVSSRIEIWSREVWESYSQSEEMDYEGIAEKLQDIDINI is encoded by the coding sequence ATGTTTATGGGAGAGTATCAACATTCTCTTGATCCAAAGAGCAGATTAATAGTCCCATCCAAGTTCCGTGATGGATTAGGACAAAACTTTGTTATTACAAAGGGTTTGGATAACTGCTTGTTTGTTTATCCCATGGATGAGTGGCTAGTAATAGAAAAAAAGCTAAAGAACTTACCTTTTACTAAAGCTGATGCTAGGGCTTTTGTTAGATTCTTTTTCTCAGGAGCCAATGAGTGTGAGCTTGATAAGCAAGGAAGAATACTTTTGCCATCTAATTTGAGAGAATATGCAAAACTTGATAAGGATGTTGTGATAATAGGAGTTTCTTCAAGAATAGAGATTTGGTCCAGAGAAGTTTGGGAAAGCTACAGTCAGAGTGAAGAAATGGATTATGAAGGAATTGCAGAAAAACTTCAGGATATAGACATTAATATATAG
- a CDS encoding ribosomal RNA small subunit methyltransferase H, translating to MKFYHQPVLLDEVIEGLGIKADWDLVDGTVGGGGHSYHMLRKASPNGVLMGIDRDTQALEAARDKLKEYGQRVTLVHDNYKNIKRIFYINGWTKVNGALIDLGVSSFQIDNKFRGFSYMQDGPLDMRMNEQDATTAKELVNTLSKEELANMIKKYGEDRWAVRIADFIVKYRQLKEIETTRDLVTIIDKAIPKKVREQNSHPAKRTFQALRIAINKEIEGLEKAIDDFVEILHPGGRLAIISFHSLEDRIVKNTFRDLASTCICPPKLPICICDKKAKVKIINKKSITASTEELENNSRAKSARLRIVERL from the coding sequence TTGAAATTTTATCATCAGCCAGTTTTGTTGGATGAAGTCATTGAAGGACTAGGCATTAAGGCTGATTGGGATCTAGTTGATGGTACAGTAGGTGGTGGTGGGCATAGCTATCACATGCTAAGAAAAGCTTCACCAAATGGTGTGTTAATGGGAATTGACAGAGATACTCAAGCACTAGAAGCAGCTAGAGATAAGCTAAAAGAATACGGACAAAGGGTTACACTAGTCCATGATAACTATAAAAACATAAAAAGAATTTTCTATATTAATGGTTGGACTAAGGTTAATGGAGCTCTAATAGACCTTGGTGTTTCCTCATTTCAAATTGATAATAAGTTTAGAGGATTTTCTTACATGCAAGACGGCCCCCTTGATATGCGGATGAATGAACAGGACGCAACTACAGCTAAGGAGCTTGTCAATACACTAAGCAAGGAAGAACTAGCTAATATGATTAAGAAATATGGTGAAGACAGATGGGCTGTAAGAATTGCAGATTTCATTGTTAAATATAGACAACTTAAAGAGATTGAAACTACAAGAGATTTAGTAACCATAATTGACAAAGCTATACCAAAAAAGGTTAGAGAGCAAAATTCACACCCGGCCAAAAGAACATTTCAAGCTTTACGAATTGCTATAAATAAGGAAATTGAAGGTCTCGAAAAGGCAATAGATGATTTTGTAGAAATTTTACATCCGGGTGGTAGATTAGCAATAATATCTTTTCATTCGTTGGAAGACCGTATAGTAAAAAATACATTTAGAGATTTGGCATCAACATGTATTTGTCCACCAAAATTGCCAATATGCATTTGTGATAAGAAAGCCAAAGTTAAAATAATTAATAAAAAATCTATAACTGCCTCTACAGAGGAATTGGAAAATAACTCTAGAGCCAAGAGTGCCAGGTTAAGAATAGTGGAAAGACTATAA
- a CDS encoding 4Fe-4S ferredoxin, translated as MMNKLTDKAKEVAKELLEKKEVNLVLGWEKGTFEDKTAPLFMKKPEDVEKLIINEFCVNSLSSYMLHYKTHSGKIALFVKGCDSRGIVRLIQDKQFTRDKVYLIGVPCSGMKELNENGELVDSAKCDGCTHPNPIVYDVMIGEEVQPKNPEDRYKVLQEDLEKAIGDRWDSWTKEYDKCIRCYACQRICPACNCRQCIFVDQSQQWIERRVDETENATYSLIRAYHIAGRCVECGECERVCPVGLPIMKLNKRIAKDIEDLFGSYEAGVELDQKSPLGDFKYEDPEEFM; from the coding sequence TGGAGAAAAAAGAAGTTAATCTGGTACTAGGTTGGGAAAAGGGTACCTTTGAAGATAAAACTGCACCACTATTTATGAAAAAGCCAGAAGATGTAGAAAAGCTTATTATTAACGAGTTTTGTGTTAATAGCTTGAGTTCTTATATGCTCCATTATAAAACCCATAGTGGTAAAATTGCTTTATTTGTAAAGGGTTGTGATTCTAGGGGAATAGTTAGGCTTATCCAGGATAAACAGTTTACTAGAGATAAGGTTTATCTTATTGGGGTTCCCTGTAGTGGAATGAAGGAATTAAATGAAAATGGTGAGTTGGTTGACTCTGCCAAGTGTGATGGTTGTACACATCCCAACCCGATTGTTTATGATGTTATGATAGGTGAAGAGGTTCAACCAAAAAATCCTGAGGATAGATATAAGGTATTACAGGAGGACCTAGAAAAAGCTATTGGTGACAGATGGGACTCATGGACCAAGGAATATGATAAATGCATCAGATGCTATGCTTGTCAAAGAATCTGTCCTGCGTGTAATTGTCGTCAATGTATCTTTGTTGATCAGTCCCAGCAATGGATTGAAAGAAGGGTTGATGAAACAGAAAATGCAACCTACTCACTAATCAGAGCATATCATATTGCTGGGCGATGTGTTGAGTGTGGAGAATGTGAGAGAGTTTGTCCTGTTGGACTTCCGATTATGAAATTAAACAAGAGAATTGCAAAGGATATTGAGGACCTATTTGGGTCATATGAAGCAGGGGTTGAGTTAGATCAGAAGTCGCCTCTGGGAGACTTTAAATATGAAGATCCAGAAGAGTTTATGTAA
- a CDS encoding Fur family transcriptional regulator, translating into MVAGKRKTKQKKIILEVIRSTNSHPTADWIYEQAKRELPDISLGTIYRNLKLLKDMGEIMELSYGSTYSRYDGVADNHYHFVCKKCGKVIDLELNFNISKNDVENALNVDVESHRLEFYGICSYCK; encoded by the coding sequence ATAGTTGCAGGAAAGAGAAAGACAAAACAAAAAAAAATAATACTCGAGGTAATACGTAGTACTAATAGTCATCCTACAGCTGACTGGATATATGAGCAGGCAAAAAGGGAATTACCTGATATAAGCCTAGGTACAATATATCGTAATTTGAAGCTTTTAAAGGATATGGGAGAAATAATGGAATTAAGTTATGGTAGTACGTACAGTAGATATGATGGAGTAGCAGATAACCATTATCATTTTGTTTGCAAAAAGTGTGGAAAGGTTATAGATCTAGAGTTGAACTTTAATATTTCCAAGAATGATGTAGAGAATGCGCTGAATGTCGATGTTGAATCCCACAGACTGGAGTTCTATGGAATTTGCTCTTATTGTAAGTGA
- a CDS encoding adenylyltransferase yields the protein MLSSDERLRYKRQLIMHDVGEEGQLKLRKTKVLVIGAGGLGSPVLFYLTAMGIGTIGIVDSDNVDLSNLQRQILHDTNKIGVNKVKSAKESLERLNPHINLVEYPFRITKNNCVPLISDYDIIVTALDNLTTRYLVNETCVSLRKPLVEAGVAGWEGLATTIIPGKSPCYRCIFPTMPEENEGEIGLIGCLPGVLGTIQAMEVVKLVLKLGNTLTNRLLVFDGLELTFSEFKMERNMNCPVCGNI from the coding sequence ATGTTGTCTAGTGATGAAAGACTTAGGTACAAAAGGCAATTAATAATGCATGATGTTGGAGAAGAAGGACAGTTGAAACTTAGAAAAACCAAGGTTCTAGTTATTGGAGCAGGTGGACTAGGTTCTCCAGTCCTTTTTTATCTAACAGCCATGGGAATAGGCACTATTGGCATAGTAGATTCGGATAATGTAGATTTATCAAATCTACAGAGACAAATCCTTCATGATACTAATAAAATAGGTGTAAACAAAGTAAAATCTGCAAAAGAATCGCTAGAAAGGCTAAATCCTCACATCAACTTAGTTGAATATCCTTTTAGGATTACTAAGAATAATTGTGTACCGTTGATTTCAGATTATGATATAATTGTTACTGCTTTGGATAATCTAACCACTAGATACTTAGTAAACGAAACCTGTGTTAGTTTACGGAAACCTCTTGTTGAAGCTGGAGTTGCTGGGTGGGAAGGGTTAGCTACTACCATTATCCCAGGCAAATCTCCCTGCTATAGATGTATTTTCCCCACTATGCCTGAGGAAAATGAAGGAGAGATTGGTTTAATAGGTTGTTTGCCAGGTGTTTTGGGCACAATCCAGGCAATGGAAGTGGTCAAATTAGTACTCAAATTAGGCAACACGCTTACTAATCGCCTCCTTGTTTTTGATGGACTAGAACTTACATTTAGTGAATTTAAGATGGAACGAAATATGAATTGTCCTGTATGCGGAAATATATAA
- a CDS encoding ATPase, translated as MELNLINLRRAMEAEGYITDGNLVLSVFIALKLEKPLLVTGAPGVGKTELAKVLASVFDTDLIRLQCYEGLDEQKALYEWNYQKQLLQIQISRNDSGECTINQDLFSKDFLLERPLLKAISLPRKTVLLIDEIDKTDEEFEAFLFELLSDFQVSIPELGTIKAEHKPIVVLTSNAERELSDGLKRRCVFLHIDFPSIDKEFSIIKAKVPGITDKLALQVSSTVYAIRTQFEAKKLPSISETLDWANTLKLLNSEEVTEDTMDKTLNILFKDQEDIVNFKEKIGTEKILHTSK; from the coding sequence ATGGAATTGAATTTGATTAATCTTAGGAGGGCCATGGAGGCAGAAGGTTATATAACTGACGGCAACCTGGTTCTATCTGTATTTATAGCTCTCAAGCTTGAAAAGCCTCTACTTGTTACTGGAGCCCCGGGGGTTGGAAAGACTGAGCTTGCTAAAGTGTTGGCAAGTGTTTTTGATACGGATTTAATTAGACTTCAATGTTACGAAGGTCTTGATGAGCAGAAAGCACTCTATGAATGGAACTATCAAAAACAGCTTTTACAAATACAAATATCAAGAAATGATTCAGGAGAATGTACTATAAACCAGGACTTATTTTCTAAAGATTTCTTGCTTGAAAGACCTCTTCTAAAAGCCATAAGCTTACCAAGAAAGACTGTTCTGCTCATTGATGAAATAGATAAAACTGATGAAGAATTTGAAGCATTTCTTTTTGAATTATTATCCGATTTCCAGGTATCCATACCTGAGCTTGGAACTATCAAAGCTGAGCATAAACCTATAGTAGTTCTTACAAGTAATGCTGAAAGAGAGCTGTCAGATGGATTAAAAAGAAGATGTGTGTTTCTACACATTGATTTTCCATCTATTGATAAGGAGTTTTCTATAATTAAAGCAAAAGTACCAGGAATAACTGATAAATTAGCGCTCCAAGTTTCAAGTACTGTTTATGCAATTAGGACACAGTTCGAGGCTAAAAAACTACCCTCTATATCGGAGACCCTCGATTGGGCAAATACTTTAAAATTATTGAATAGTGAAGAGGTTACCGAGGATACCATGGATAAAACCCTTAATATATTGTTTAAAGACCAGGAAGACATAGTAAATTTCAAGGAGAAGATTGGAACAGAAAAAATCCTGCATACGTCTAAATAA